The proteins below are encoded in one region of Pongo pygmaeus isolate AG05252 chromosome 20, NHGRI_mPonPyg2-v2.0_pri, whole genome shotgun sequence:
- the LOC129019676 gene encoding LOW QUALITY PROTEIN: galactoside-binding soluble lectin 13-like (The sequence of the model RefSeq protein was modified relative to this genomic sequence to represent the inferred CDS: substituted 1 base at 1 genomic stop codon), with protein MSSLPVPYKLPVSLSVGSCVVIKGTPIDSFINDPQLQVDFYTDMDEDSDIAFHFXVHFGNHVVMNSREFGIWMLEETTDYVPFEDGKQFELCIYVHYNEYEIRVNGIRIYGFVHQIPASFVKMVQVSRDVSLTSVCVCN; from the exons ATGTCCTCTTTACCC GTGCCATACAAACTGCCTGTGTCTTTGTCTGTTGGTTCCTGCGTGGTAATCAAAGGGACACCGATCGACTCTTTTAT CAATGACCCACAGCTGCAGGTGGATTTCTACACTGACATGGATGAGGATTCAGATATTGCCTTCCATTTCTGAGTGCACTTTGGCAATCATGTGGTCATGAACAGTCGTGAGTTTGGGATATGGATGTTGGAGGAGACAACAGACTACGTGCCCTTTGAGGATGGCAAACAATTTGAGCTGTGCATCTATGTACATTACAATGAGTATGAG ATAAGGGTCAATGGCATACGCATTTATGGCTTTGTCCATCAAATCCCGGCATCATTTGTGAAGATGGTGCAAGTGTCAAGAGATGTCTCCCTGACCTCAGTGTGTGTCTGCAATTGA